A section of the Triticum dicoccoides isolate Atlit2015 ecotype Zavitan chromosome 7A, WEW_v2.0, whole genome shotgun sequence genome encodes:
- the LOC119332366 gene encoding extensin-like: MALAPGWSPSLRSLVWLMSHRNPHLSSFSSSAAAAAIQPAAPGTAIPAVRAVQPPAAPDSSCSRSVAPEQKVLHPLPSSTPKIPIHKPSRRPTSEHPKNMIHPSREPQLVTNTPQMRSLESPTHLIPGGSCSALQSLTDKRLPAKRDDYKDPKSPRFSSSSHFPDQPTPEPIGESLTPTLQDPPHSVPGESCSTLQPVTCKPSLKADPDHEAGGENSDVQVPRIPKISPIPKDSTFHDPPHPPADP; this comes from the exons ATGGCACTTGCTCCGGGCTGGTCTCCGTCTCTGCGCTCCCTGGTGTGGCTCATGTCGCACAGAAATCCACATCTGAGCTCTTTCTCCTCttccgccgccgcggccgccataCAGCCGGCGGCTCCAGGAACTGCCATTCCAGCTGTTCGTGCCGTTCAGCCTCCAGCCGCTCCAG ATTCGAGTTGTAGCCGGTCCGTTGCCCCGGAGCAAAAGGTTCTTCACCCACTTCCATCCAGCACACCTAAAATTCCAATCCACAAGCCTTCTCGTCGTCCCACCAGCGAACATCCTAAGAACATGATTCATCCTAGTAGAGAACCTCAACTTGTAACCAACACGCCGCAGATGCGCAGCCTCGAAAGCCCCACGCACCTGATTCCTGGTGGTTCATGCAGCGCACTTCAGTCTCTGACCGACAAGCGTTTGCCGGCAAAACGTGATGATTACAAAGATCCCAAAAGCCCCAGGTTTAGCTCTTCCAGCCACTTCCCTGACCAGCCGACTCCTGAACCTATCGGCGAGTCTTTGACGCCCACCCTGCAAGATCCTCCACACTCGGTCCCTGGTGAATCGTGCAGCACACTTCAACCTGTAACCTGCAAGCCTTCGCTGAAAGCAGATCCCGATCACGAAGCCGGCGGCGAAAATTCTGATGTTCAAGTTCCCAGAATTCCAAAGATTAGCCCTATCCCCAAGGATAGCACTTTCCATGATCCGCCGCACCCACCTGCTGACCCATAG
- the LOC119333610 gene encoding receptor kinase-like protein Xa21 has translation MRRLEAAIVLQLQVTAMASLFTGLARFLCLFGFFCSLPLAICDESQNDRQALLCFKSQLSGPPGVLDSWSDASREFCDWRGVMCSAMPPLRVIALDLESQGISGSMSPCIANLTSLARLHLSNNSFHGGIPSELGLLTQLADLNLSMNALQGNIPSELSACSQLQVLGLGNNSLHGEIPPSLSQCKYLQEINLSNNKLQGGIPSAFGNLPELRILVLASNGLTGNMPPSLGSSHVLTYVDLGRNALTGVIPESLANSSALQVLRLMGNNFTGELPKALFTTSSLIAICLQQNSFVGSVPPVTATSPPVKYLDLRNNHLSGRIPFSLGNLSSLVHLRLTDNQLVGSIPESLGYIPTLQKLSLSVNNLSGPIPLSLLNMSSLRILTLSENSLIGRLPFDIGYTLPNIQALLLSKNNFDGPIPASLLKAYHLYMLYLNHNSFTGSIPFFGSLPNLEQLDLAHNNLEAGDWGFVSSLSHCTRLTKLMLDSNNLQGKLPSSIGNLSNSLQWLLLSSNNISGPIPSEVGNLKSLNILYMSNNSLTGNIPATLGNLQSLVDLSLSQNMLSGLIPDITGNLVQLSMLELDHNNFSGRIPASLARCTRLKILNLAHNSLDGPIPSKIFKISTLSEELDLSYNYLSGRMPEEVGSLIHLKKMNMSNNRLSGNVPSTLSQCVDLEYLDMQSNFFVGSIPQSIARLSNLKNMDISQNNLSGEIPEPLKSLKSLQYLNLSFNHFHGEVPRGGVFDIAGAVSVEGNYHLCTSIPTGGMSLCSALVDKKRKHKSLVLVLAIVLPIVVVTIIILSCIVVISRKKRMQSNPHLQHVNEHIKNVSYEDVVRATDRFSSANLIGSGSFGRVYKGSLQFQDQVAIKIFDLDIYGAHRSFIAECEALRNVRHRNLVRIITSCSSVDHTGADFKALVFPYMPNGNLEMWLHPADHEHGERNTLSLSQRINVALDVAFALDYLHNQCASPIIHCDLKPSNILLGLDMAAYVIDFGLAKFLFSAPNAHQDRSISACHLKGSIGYIPPEYGMSEQISTKGDVYSFGVLLLQLITGCSPTDDKFSDGISLHEFVDRAFTKNIHEVVDPTMLQDDMNAADLMKNCVIPLIAIGLSCSATPPKDRPDMGQVSTEILRIKHAASQMRAR, from the exons atgcgaAGACTTGAGGCAGCTATTGTGCTCCAG CTCCAAGTCACAGCAATGGCATCTTTGTTCACAGGCCTTGCTAGGTTCCTTTGCCTCTTCGGCTTCTTTTGCAGCCTGCCACTAGCCATCTGCGATGAATCCCAAAATGATAGACAGGCCCTGCTCTGCTTCAAGTCCCAGCTCTCCGGACCACCCGGAGTTTTGGATTCATGGAGTGACGCTTCCCGGGAATTCTGCGACTGGCGTGGGGTCATGTGCAGCGCAATGCCGCCATTGCGTGTCATTGCACTGGACCTTGAATCACAAGGCATATCAGGCTCCATGTCGCCTTGCATTGCCAACCTCACTTCGCTGGCGAGGCTCCACCTATCAAACAACAGCTTCCACGGCGGCATACCGTCCGAGCTCGGCCTCCTGACCCAACTCGCCGACCTCAACCTCAGCATGAACGCTTTGCAAGGTAACATCCCGTCTGAACTCTCTGCATGTTCCCAGCTCCAGGTCCTGGGTTTGGGGAACAATTCCCTCCATGGAGAGATTCCACCTAGCCTTAGTCAATGCAAATATCTTCAAGAGATTAACCTTAGCAACAACAAGCTCCAAGGGGGCATCCCTTCTGCTTTTGgaaatcttcctgagctgcgcataCTAGTTCTCGCTAGTAACGGGCTCACCGGCAACATGCCGCCATCTCTGGGCAGCAGCCATGTCCTCACGTACGTCGATCTTGGGAGGAATGCTCTCACAGGGGTCATCCCAGAGTCCTTGGCAAATAGTTCAGCTCTTCAGGTACTTAGACTCATGGGAAATAATTTTACTGGAGAACTCCCCAAGGCTCTCTTCACCACCTCGTCGCTTATTGCCATTTGCCTCCAACAGAACAGTTTTGTTGGTTCAGTACCTCCTGTTACTGCCACATCCCCCCCTGTTAAATATCTTGATTTAAGGAACAACCATCTTTCAGGAAGGATACCTTTCTCATTAGGGAACCTTTCCTCCCTAGTTCATCTTCGTCTCACAGATAATCAGTTAGTTGGGAGCATCCCAGAGAGCTTAGGCTACATTCCAACACTGCAGAAACTGAGCTTGAGCGTGAACAACTTATCTGGGCCAATTCCACTGTCTCTCCTCAACATGTCATCCCTGAGAATTCTTACCTTATCGGAAAACTCATTAATCGGAAGATTGCCATTTGACATAGGCTACACGCTCCCGAATATTCAGGCCTTGTTGCTCTCAAAGAACAATTTTGATGGCCCAATCCCAGCCTCCCTCCTCAAAGCTTACCACCTATACATGCTTTACCTGAATCATAATAGCTTTACTGGATCCATACCATTCTTCGGTTCATTGCCAAATTTAGAGCAACTTGATTTGGCACACAACAACCTAGAGGCAGGTGATTGGGGATTTGTCTCTTCACTCTCACATTGTACTAGGTTAACTAAACTGATGCTGGATAGCAACAATCTCCAAGGGAAACTGCCAAGTTCAATCGGTAATCTTTCCAATAGTCTTCAGTGGTTGCTGCTAAGTAGCAACAACATTTCTGGACCTATACCATCGGAGGTTGGTAACCTTAAGAGCCTCAACATCTTGTACATGAGTAACAATAGTCTCACTGGCAATATACCAGCAACACTTGGGAATTTACAAAGTTTGGTTGATCTATCCCTTTCACAGAACATGCTTTCAGGCCTAATTCCAGATATTACTGGTAATCTCGTCCAGTTGAGTATGCTGGAATTGGATCACAACAACTTTAGTGGAAGGATACCCGCAAGTCTAGCAAGATGTACTCGACTCAAAATACTCAATCTTGCTCACAACTCACTGGATGGGCCAATACCAAGTAAGATCTTCAAAATCTCTACACTCTCTGAAGAGTTAGACTTGTCATACAATTATTTGTCGGGAAGAATGCCAGAGGAAGTTGGTAGCCTCATTCATCTGAAGAAAATGAACATGTCAAATAACAGGCTGTCTGGCAACGTCCCGTCAACTCTCAGCCAGTGTGTGGATCTGGAGTATCTTGACATGCAAAGCAATTTCTTTGTAGGAAGCATTCCACAGTCTATTGCCAGATTATCCAACTTAAAAAATATGGATATTTCTCAGAATAATTTATCCGGAGAAATACCAGAGCCCCTCAAATCCTTGAAATCCCTCCAGTACCTCAATTTATCCTTCAACCATTTTCATGGTGAAGTTCCAAGAGGTGGTGTTTTCGACATTGCTGGTGCAGTGTCAGTTGAAGGAAATTATCATCTCTGTACAAGCATTCCAACAGGAGGCATGTCCCTTTGTTCTGCACTGGTTGACAAGAAAAGAAAACACAAGTCATTGGTTCTGGTCCTAGCGATTGTGTTGCCGATTGTTGTTGTCACTATAATTATTTTGTCATGTATTGTGGTAATTTCTCGGAAGAAGAGAATGCAATCCAATCCCCATTTACAACATGTCAACGAGCACATAAAGAACGTATCATATGAAGACGTTGTAAGGGCAACTGATCGATTCTCTTCTGCAAACTTAATTGGTTCTGGATCATTTGGAAGGGTTTATAAGGGCAGTCTCCAGTTTCAAGATCAAGTTGCCATCAAGATTTTTGACCTTGACATTTATGGAGCACATAGGAGCTTCATAGCAGAGTGTGAAGCCCTTCGTAATGTGCGCCATCGAAATCTTGTAAGAATCATTACTTCATGCTCTTCAGTGGATCATACTGGGGCAGATTTCAAGGCCCTAGTGTTCCCATACATGCCAAATGGTAACCTAGAAATGTGGCTACATCCGGCGGATCATGAACATGGTGAAAGAAATACTCTGTCATTAAGCCAAAGGATTAATGTAGCCTTGGATGTAGCATTTGCTTTGGATTATCTTCACAACCAGTGTGCATCTCCAATTATACACTGCGACTTGAAGCCAAGCAATATTCTTTTGGGTCTTGATATGGCTGCATACGTCATCGACTTTGGCCTAGCAAAATTTTTGTTCAGCGCACCAAATGCACATCAAGACAGATCAATAAGTGCCTGCCACCTAAAAGGATCCATAGGATACATTCCACCAG AGTACGGCATGAGTGAACAGATATCAACCAAGGGTGATGTCTACAGTTTTGGGGTGCTTCTGTTACAACTGATAACAGGGTGCAGTCCAACTGATGATAAATTCAGTGATGGTATAAGCCTTCATGAATTTGTTGATAGAGCATTTACAAAGAATATTCATGAGGTTGTTGATCCCACAATGCTACAAGATGATATGAATGCAGCAGACCTGATGAAGAATTGTGTTATCCCACTGATTGCAATCGGCCTCTCTTGCTCCGCGACACCACCAAAAGACCGGCCAGATATGGGACAAGTTTCTACTGAGATCCTTAGAATCAAGCACGCGGCCTCACAAATGCGTGCCAGATGA
- the LOC119334629 gene encoding vegetative cell wall protein gp1-like, giving the protein MALAARSSVRSLVLLVSHGRPQLSSFFSSSAAARSVPPPIPGADTPPAAAAVQTPAPPDRPRTKQEETVVHPLPGVPRPRPRPPPRPPQAVKDVAGKVYPNAPEDPSSAHPTPDQGSSSTLEPVFHIFEDPRHRLVDPPGRPPLPAVKSAAGKAYLDAPEDPTTHPAPNTGSCNASEPVSAGIFEDPRHPVPDPSARGRSAMTDGDEPAQCTKEHPKYPVPDSSTDEGPVEEHPAYATPGYGSCSTPKPVPEKPPSGTYEDVKQRDVDPPRPAREGVGHQVPDPSGRGSSALPEARAVHPGPSEIPSPGQFQVTTSFRLKS; this is encoded by the exons ATGGCGCTTGCTGCCCGGTCGTCTGTGCGCTCCCTGGTGCTGCTCGTGTCGCACGGGAGGCCACAGCTGAGCTCAttcttctcctcctccgccgccgccagaaGCGTGCCGCCGCCCATCCCAGGAGCTGATACTCCTCCGGCCGCTGCAGCCGTCCAGACCCCAG CTCCGCCAGATCGTCCACGCACCAAGCAGGAAGAGACTGTTGTTCACCCACTCCCTGGGGTGCCacgcccacgcccacgcccacCCCCACGCCCACCTCAGGCCGTTAAAGATGTAGCCGGCAAGGTTTATCCGAACGCCCCAGAAGATCCTAGTAGTGCACACCCAACTCCTGATCAGGGTTCATCTAGCACACTTGAACCTGTATTTCACATCTTTGAAGATCCTCGACACCGGCTTGTTGATCCACCGGGTCGACCTCCACTTCCAGCCGTTAAAAGTGCAGCCGGCAAGGCTTATCTGGACGCCCCCGAAGATCCCACCACACACCCAGCTCCTAATACTGGTTCATGTAACGCATCTGAACCTGTATCTGCTGGCATCTTCGAAGATCCTCGACACCCAGTTCCTGATCCATCAGCTAGGGGGCGTAGCGCCATGACCGACGGCGACGAGCCTGCGCAGTGCACCAAGGAGCATCCCAAGTACCCAGTTCCCGACAGTTCAACTGACGAGGGCCCTGTTGAGGAACATCCTGCATACGCTACTCCTGGTTACGGTTCATGTAGCACACCTAAGCCTGTGCCTGAGAAACCTCCCTCCGGCACCTACGAAGATGTTAAGCAGCGGGATGTTGATCCACCACGCCCCGCGCGCGAAGGCGTTGGACACCAAGTTCCTGATCCGTCAGGTAGGGGGAGTAGCGCTTTGCCCGAGGCCAGAGCAGTGCACCCAGGGCCCTCCGAAATACCCAGCCCTGGACAGTTCCAAGTGACGACATCCTTCAGACTGAAGTCATAG